The Polyangia bacterium DNA window TCTTCTCTGAACGCCTGGCGCGGTCGGCGTGCGAGCTGGACCTGCACGCCGATCAGACCATCGTCGGTCACTGGGACAAGCTGCGCCTGGAGCAGGTGGTGACCAACTTGATGTCGAACGCCTGCCGCCACGGCCGCGGCCATCCGATCGAGGTGGCGGTGGGCGCCACCGGCGACATGGCGTTCGTGCAGGTGCGCGATCACGGCGCCGGCATCGCCCCCGATCAACAGGCCCGCATCTTCGAACGGCTGGAGCGCGCGGTGTCGAGCCGCGATCAGCGTGGCCTGCGCCTGGGCCTGTGGATCTGCCGCGAGTTGGTGGAAGCCCAAGGTGGCAAGATCTCCGTCGACAGCACACCCGGCGAAGGCAGCACCTTCACAGTGTATCTGCCGCGCATCGCCACGCACCGCGCAGAGCCCGACTAGTGTTCGCCTGACTTGGCGTCTTTCGTCTTCAGTGCCGGTGATCACCCGCCGAGATCTGTGGTGTGGCCCCCGACGCGCCGTCTCGCCCCCGCCGATCCTGGCAAGAGGCGCTGATCTGCGCGGTCCTGGGGTTGCTTCTGCTGGTCCCTCCGGCGGTGGTGGCGGCGAATCTGCACGTCTTCCGCGGCGCCGCGCCCTTCATCTATGACAGCGTCGACAAAGTTCCAGCGCGCGCCGTCGCCATCGTCCCCGGCAACACCGCCAAGAATGGCATCCCGGGCCGCACCCTGGCCGAGCGGCTGACCGCCGCATTGATGCTGTACCGAGCCGGCAAGACGCCGATCATCCTGGTATCCGGCAGCCACTTCGACAACTACGACGAGACCGCGGCGATGCACCGCTGGCTGCTGCAACACGGCGTCAGCGAAGGCGCCATCGTCGACGATGCCGAAGGCTTTCGCACCCTGGACACCATGGAGCGGGCGGCGCGGATCTTCAAAGTGAAAGGGGCGATCATCTGCAGCCAGGGGGTGCACCTGCCGCGCGCGGTATTCCTGGCCCGCCACGCTGGCATCGACGCCGTGGGGCTGGTCTCGAATCCGCGCGGCTTGGCGCACGTGCTTTATTCGCCGCACGAGACCATGGCCTCGGCGCTGGCCTTGGTTGAGACCACGCTGGGCCGCGGCCCCGCCGTTCTGGGTCCCGCCCAGCCGATCGCCGGCGATACGCGCACCACAGCGCTCCGCTAGCGCATCCCCTAGCACCACTAGCGCGCGCTAGCTCTTGCTCATCTCGCCGATGTTGTCGTCGAGAAATTTTTGCAGCGCGGCCTTGTACGGGCTGTTGGGCGGAAGCGCGTCGACCACCTGGTTGTACGCCATCCTGATCCAGGCGGTCCGCTGACCTTCGTCCAGGTCAGTCTCTGACGACGCCTTGAAGGCGAACCGCATGGCGCTATACGTGCCCCAGGCGGTGGCGCGCAGCGCCGCGAAGATGGCCGCTGCGTTGTCTTCGGCAGAGACGTCCTTCACTGCCACG harbors:
- a CDS encoding sensor histidine kinase; its protein translation is FSERLARSACELDLHADQTIVGHWDKLRLEQVVTNLMSNACRHGRGHPIEVAVGATGDMAFVQVRDHGAGIAPDQQARIFERLERAVSSRDQRGLRLGLWICRELVEAQGGKISVDSTPGEGSTFTVYLPRIATHRAEPD
- a CDS encoding ElyC/SanA/YdcF family protein: MAPDAPSRPRRSWQEALICAVLGLLLLVPPAVVAANLHVFRGAAPFIYDSVDKVPARAVAIVPGNTAKNGIPGRTLAERLTAALMLYRAGKTPIILVSGSHFDNYDETAAMHRWLLQHGVSEGAIVDDAEGFRTLDTMERAARIFKVKGAIICSQGVHLPRAVFLARHAGIDAVGLVSNPRGLAHVLYSPHETMASALALVETTLGRGPAVLGPAQPIAGDTRTTALR